Part of the Spea bombifrons isolate aSpeBom1 chromosome 3, aSpeBom1.2.pri, whole genome shotgun sequence genome, CttcgggaccgcccactgacattaGTGTAGCTGATATGTAGTTCAGACATCTTACTAGAGACTTTGACCTTCAAGATAAGTCAACAATTTGGAGGGGAGCCTTTGCATCAGTGACTTTTcaattgtttattaaataagatGTCTTATGTCTTTTAGTAGTAATTGTCATCTACAAAGACCCTAGGGggtcaaagaaaaaaagcatcaCAACTTTAAATTGCAGTACACCACGGAGATATTTTACTGATGCAGACACACTTCATGGCACATAGAGTAGATGAATCAGCCAAGTCTTTTCCAGTAATAAACCTACTGCAGGAAAGGCCATATTAGTATTTACTCCAGTATTGGCATAAATCCACCACTAAGAAAAGAATATGTTTTCCTGTTTCTTCAAGAGCAATTACTGACCAATAATCAAGTGCTGCTACTATGGCTCATCATATTAACCTTTATTAAGTGATGATAATCCAGCACTCAAAGGGTAAATACAATACCATAAGAATGCTTATAACAAGTATCCAGTCTGCGTGCTTGGCTAAAAATATTTGACTTTTTCATTGAAAGGAAtgttgtttaaatataaaaaagcaatgCTGAGCGTAATGAAATTACTGCTTGTAAGAGCAAGCATTCCATAGTCAGCCCATCCAGCCTGCGTAAcaagtttgcatttttttcttaaaaaaaaaaaaaatcaaactggGGAACAGAGATGGCTAATTGTTCCATTGCCTTGGAGATTGTGGTTGTGATTAACACATATTTGGTTTTCCTGCTACTATGCAGCATTATGGAAAAAGTCCTCTGTAAATGTAGAACAAATCGCAACAGGACACTGGGTAGAGTATCCTCACTCGAGTCTTCAGCTCAGCCTCATGTTCTTTTCTGTAGCTTTATTGAAAGCAAGAGATGCAAAGAAGAAGTAGATTCAAATATAGAGATGCGGTGTAAGGGGAAAGGGGGGGATAAAAACaggagagagaaaagcaaatcAGGAAATTAGTTTTTCATGCAGAAGATTCCATGCAGAGAAAAACCCAATTACCGTAAAATTAACCTTTTGAGTGCCAATGGTGTTAACATGTCgctgattatttatttatacatattttttcctgGTAACCTGTAAATAATGACTTGATTTTTACTGACGGTACCCCTCTAGACCAGGGGTACCTTCTACAGAACACATTTTTCTACCTTTTGCAATAAATGCATGTGGTAGAAATGGGAAAGTGAGCTTTGACTGGGTGATAAAATCTTAGTTACACATCTGCATTGGTTTAACCAGCACTGGACTatagctcccatcactcctaacAGGGTTAACTTGGTTATGCAGCATCAATTCTCTCTTTAAACCATGAAAGATGGAAGGGGAGTCAATTAACAGGCATGAGAAAAGCAAGAAACTATAAGTTCGGAAACACTGGGCTGCAATTATATTCTTTAAGAAATGTCCGTCACAACAATATCTGTTTTATTTCCCAAATGTCAAGCGGTGCAGAGCACAATTCACACTGCAAGTTAACTTAGCACAACCACAGGAGGCACTCTCTTACTCTGGCACGTGGGAATCCGGTTGCTCCAAGTTCCATCCTTTCGACACTCTATCTGGAAACTTTCCATCTCCACATTGTCCTAGTTAACGAGAACATTCTGTTTACTATAGAAGGCACACACTTACTCATCTCTGtttttacaaggggaagggatGTAGCTGAAAACCCAAAATACTATTAGCCATGAGAGAGCAGGTTAAGGGTTACAGTGCCTATGTTCCTTCACCTCGGTCATACTTAGTTTAGGATTAGGGTTCCTGGCAGTAATATCCTGTGTTATGCAGTGTGAGAAAGTATAAATGGTGGAATATAAACTTTATACCTCCTAACTTCTACCCCCAGCACACCGGGATTCTGGGGGTGCAGTGTGGGAGGTAGAGTGTCAGTGCACAAGCAGTATACATTTTATGGTATCTTGGAAGCTGGAGGACAAAATCGGGACCGTAAGTTTATAGTCCCGAATCCTaccgagctctacctctgtcggGAAAGAGGTAGTGCTCGGCAGGATACATTGGCAAAATTGGGACTCTCGTGCAAAGTGGGACATTTGGGAGGCATGAAACTTGAACTGGACAGACATGAAGCTTTCCAGGCCATGGACCAAACATGAGGGAGATAGATattggggagagagagggaagagagagaaCTGATGAGACTCTCTTTGCATCTTGACAAAAGGTTTATGTGCCAGTCATTTGTGCTCCATACCCTCACTAAATGCAGTGATTTTTGCACTCTCATCAGAAGCTATTTTGTGCTTGACTCATCTTTTTGGATttcactgtatatactgtatagtctTTTACACCAATAGCAACATCTTTCTGATCTATTTGATGACAAattctgcttttctttaaaaagcaagggactttctaagtgactccaaacttttgaatgtatatatatatatatatatatatatatatatatatatatacatatattgtagaAAGATGTACAATTACTCACCTTAACCACATGGTACCCAGGGTTACAGCTGATTACGGCCTGGTCTTTAAATGTGTACTTGGACTGGATAGGTTCAATTTTTCCATTGACGGGAGGCCTGAGGTCTGGGCAAGGGGTTCCTGGAAGAATACacacaaagtaaataacacGTCTTAATGTGGTCAGGGCTCTCTCTACCATATAGAGAACTTAGGCTGCTGCTAAAAGTGCTGAGCACCAGCTAATTTCTCCTATGAGTCCAGGATGGTCACCAGTGGGGTTATTTATAAAGGTGAAATGGGCAAAACGGAGATTATAAATggtttagaaacaaatatttacctGAATGCCATAGTAACACCAagactttaaaatgtataaacaaaaatgtacacaatCAACACCATCAAAAGTGCAACATCAATGGTATAAATAATTGTTGTTTGTCTTACTATTATTCTGCAAATATGATTTTAGCCATTACACCTATTGCTAGAAACCACCCatgagttttactttactagtAATAATTAGtacagttttactttactaatttGGAAGCAAAAAGTCCACTCATCAATaataacacagaatttgacagcagataagaaccattaggcccatctagTCAGTCATATTTTTCAGAAGAAAGACTTAGGTCTTAAGCAGTCCTCGATTTTGTCTTATATTGTCTGATATTTAGGATAGTTTTATGTCTACTCCACTGCATGCTTAAATTCTATTACTGTTTTGGCATCTACAAATTCTACCAttctctcagtgaagtaaaacttccttacatcttCCAAATCAGTTGGTGTCTTCTGATGATATCCAGTAAAAGAATGTTACCTGTGACAGTGTAAGACAGTCTCCAGCCTGTATTATCCCCAGAATTGTCGCTGTGGAACAGTATCTGAACACTGTTACTTCCAGTTTCTATTCTTCCTGGTGATTTTTCTCCACAATATGGTCCGTACTCTCTTTTTCCAGCTTTGATCTATGCATACACAAGCCACATTACAGGGTCTTTGGACTGTAGTAAGTAGGGCTATCTATACACTCTCTATTTAAATACCTCATTTCCATTCATAACCACATTGTATCTCATTGGGGAATGCAATAATAATCCAGTGCCTGCAGACTATGTCACATTTCAGTATACGCGTTTGTGACTCCGAGAGGagtcatgttttaaaaaaatatcctggTGCTATGTTGGAAAAGTGGTCCTATGACCATAGCAGCTTCTGTAACTGGGTTACAGCAGTTTCTGTAACCCAAAGGCCATGGAAATTGTAATTTAACGGCAGATGAAACACAGTTTGGTACGAATTTCCCTTTCTGAGACCATTAATCAAAATACCTGCAATCCAGACCTTGCAGACTCAGATTCAGCGAAGAGTTGGTAAGGAGGGACATGGCTTCAATTGCTTTGTAAGATTATTATCATTTGAAGATTTTATGCCACTGCCAGATGCTATTCTGTGTGTTTCACTTGCAGTTCCATGCTGTATCAAGTGTAACAATGACTTTAGGCAACATTTACACACTGACTGTATCATTTCTGTGGTCTGTTTGTGAGTATTGAGCATGGTTGCTCTTGCCATTGTTAGCATTCTGTTTTACAACACTGTGTTATTGGGGCTTCTGCATTGGCTTCTTTTTTGGGCTAAAAAACAGCCCTCTTCTGTCTAGTATATATTTACAATGACaaagtgtatttttatgtaGGTTTCTAGACATCTGTgtgaaatacataattataGTAAATTGAATTATAACATCTTGCGTCCATCAGTCATATCATAAAGATTGATGGAACCAGTAAGGTACCTTTAAGTAGTCATAAGGACACGAAACATCTGGGTGTTCCTCTACGTCAAATACGTCATCAAACTGAAGATTAATTACAAAGCCTTCCTCCAACTCAATTCTGTAGAGACAGTCTGAACTCTTGGGATATGAGTTGGGATAATCTGCACTGGTAATCACTCCGCTCCTCTGCGTAAACAGATTATCACTGCATTCCACTGGAATTAAAGCATCACACAGGTTAAGAGATAATATGTCCATGgactatattttaatacatcatAAAGCATTTTGTAGATATTTTATTGATAGATTTTCATCTTAAGAGTAGTGATACAATGGCCTGAGTGTAATAAGGAAACTTTCCATTGATATAAAAGCAGGTTGTTCCTACAGCTGAAGCTCACAGCCAGTAGTGTGAGTACATTTACTTtaggatcaacagcaagaaataaacggatatgggaaaggctgcacttgatggacgcatgtcttttttcagcctatgtaactatgcaaTTTATGTTGAccggtttttcttttgtttcttctttatactgtgttaaataaatatatttgcctTTCTTTTGAAATTAATTAGGCCCACACAGTAAATGCATGGAAAGACTGACCGATAGAAATGAGCTCCAATAAAGCCCCATTAACTGAGTTGGAGTGAGTTTACTGGGCCAAGTATAGTCACTAAGCCAAACAGACAACACTGtagaacaattatttttttatttaataactaCAATGTGGCTgactactttttaaaaataatgaagtgttgataaacattattattattattattattattattattattattattatcttaaacattattattttctttattatctaATATTTTAAGTAAAGTTTCTTGATTGGTTGATTCAATTCCAGAGCTGATTTTTGGTGTAGATTCAAGAATCAACCAAAAATCTGAGATTTCCAAGGCCTTCAAGATTAAAATGTACCAATGTagctaaattctaaaaaaaaacagattcagAGGGGAAAGGTAAGGGATATGCCCCAAAATAATCTTcccaaaacaggaaaataaaaagcaagTGCAAATCTGTTATTACAAATATGCTATAAACTGATGTTTATGGTTTATTAGTGTGTTGTAATGTGGCAGCTCTGccataaccccttaaggacaatgggcggtccttaaacc contains:
- the MASP1 gene encoding mannan-binding lectin serine protease 1 isoform X5, producing MRSRLLFSAFLWIISEAHVILLTEMFGEIRTPNFPDSYPSESELTWNITVPDGFRVRLYFMHFDLEPSYLCEYDYAKVESEDQVLATFCGKENTDTEQAPGQQVITSPGNFLSLTFRSDFSNEERYTGFDAHYSAVDVDECADKSDEDLMCDHYCHNYIGGFYCSCRFGYLLHTDNRTCKVECSDNLFTQRSGVITSADYPNSYPKSSDCLYRIELEEGFVINLQFDDVFDVEEHPDVSCPYDYLKIKAGKREYGPYCGEKSPGRIETGSNSVQILFHSDNSGDNTGWRLSYTVTGTPCPDLRPPVNGKIEPIQSKYTFKDQAVISCNPGYHVVKDNVEMESFQIECRKDGTWSNRIPTCQKKNMRLS
- the MASP1 gene encoding mannan-binding lectin serine protease 1 isoform X4; the encoded protein is MRSRLLFSAFLWIISEAHVILLTEMFGEIRTPNFPDSYPSESELTWNITVPDGFRVRLYFMHFDLEPSYLCEYDYAKVESEDQVLATFCGKENTDTEQAPGQQVITSPGNFLSLTFRSDFSNEERYTGFDAHYSAVDVDECADKSDEDLMCDHYCHNYIGGFYCSCRFGYLLHTDNRTCKVECSDNLFTQRSGVITSADYPNSYPKSSDCLYRIELEEGFVINLQFDDVFDVEEHPDVSCPYDYLKIKAGKREYGPYCGEKSPGRIETGSNSVQILFHSDNSGDNTGWRLSYTVTGTPCPDLRPPVNGKIEPIQSKYTFKDQAVISCNPGYHVVKDNVEMESFQIECRKDGTWSNRIPTCQTTEKNMRLS